The Nitrospira tepida genome includes a window with the following:
- a CDS encoding HAD family hydrolase — MWDEIDDVLLDMDGTLLDRHFDNYFFEEELPRRYAALHRLSFEEARNRLMAMYRSVEGELAWTDLHYWTGRVGLDVVALHRELDHLIDFLPDALPFLRALRRRGKRVTIVTNAHEAGVAVKVAKTGLDRHVDRIVNAFEVGCLKMRPEYWPACQQLVGFDPARSLYIDDDEGCLRAAHGFGVAYLYHRSKSSSQLAPEPSATFHSIEHFSTLTDI; from the coding sequence GTGTGGGACGAAATCGACGATGTCCTGCTCGACATGGACGGCACCCTGCTCGATCGGCATTTCGACAATTATTTCTTCGAGGAGGAGCTGCCGCGCCGCTATGCCGCCCTGCACCGGCTCTCCTTCGAGGAGGCCCGGAACAGGCTCATGGCGATGTATCGGTCGGTGGAGGGTGAATTGGCCTGGACCGATCTCCACTACTGGACCGGCCGGGTGGGGCTGGATGTTGTCGCCCTGCACCGGGAGCTGGATCACTTGATCGACTTTCTTCCGGATGCCCTGCCGTTTCTCAGGGCGCTGCGGCGACGCGGCAAGCGCGTGACGATCGTGACCAACGCGCATGAGGCCGGGGTGGCCGTCAAGGTCGCGAAGACGGGGTTGGATCGGCATGTCGATCGGATCGTCAATGCGTTCGAGGTCGGCTGCTTGAAGATGCGGCCGGAATACTGGCCGGCCTGCCAACAGCTCGTCGGCTTCGATCCAGCCCGCTCCTTATATATAGACGATGACGAGGGGTGCCTCAGGGCCGCGCACGGCTTTGGCGTGGCCTACCTGTACCATCGGTCCAAATCCAGCTCCCAGCTCGCCCCTGAGCCATCCGCCACCTTCCATTCGATCGAGCATTTCTCGACGCTCACGGACATCTGA
- the lptE gene encoding LPS assembly lipoprotein LptE: MKVSGLKPFCSYSALSTEHSALLAGTALAVALALLAGCGYQFGVEGPGPTIGGTAQPAAQVKPGEHVPRLSIVNLRNGSFEPNLEIKYSNYLRQEFATSSGAQVVGGTETADYVLKGTILSILIPTLSFTQSTTLESRVEALVMVQAEDVRSHKVVWVQTAKGMSEFFVTGDLQFNRVLQNRAVEQAGRMVAADLSARFQLFIDDVREGRIKPTEAPPEFVPMLPGAR; the protein is encoded by the coding sequence TTGAAGGTCTCCGGGCTGAAACCCTTTTGTTCGTACTCAGCACTGAGCACTGAGCACTCAGCACTCTTGGCTGGCACCGCGCTGGCCGTCGCGTTGGCGCTGCTCGCCGGCTGCGGCTACCAGTTCGGCGTGGAGGGACCGGGGCCGACGATCGGCGGCACGGCCCAGCCTGCCGCGCAGGTCAAACCGGGCGAGCATGTGCCGCGGCTCAGCATCGTGAATCTCCGCAACGGGAGCTTCGAGCCCAATCTCGAAATCAAGTACTCCAACTATCTCCGTCAGGAGTTTGCGACCAGCAGCGGGGCCCAAGTGGTCGGAGGAACGGAAACGGCGGATTATGTCCTCAAAGGGACCATTCTTTCCATCCTGATCCCGACGTTAAGCTTTACACAATCCACCACCTTGGAAAGCCGCGTGGAGGCCCTGGTCATGGTGCAGGCCGAGGATGTGCGCAGCCACAAGGTCGTCTGGGTGCAAACCGCAAAGGGAATGTCGGAATTCTTCGTCACGGGCGATCTCCAGTTCAATCGCGTGCTGCAAAACCGCGCGGTCGAACAGGCGGGCAGGATGGTGGCGGCCGACCTCTCGGCACGCTTTCAGCTCTTCATCGACGATGTGCGGGAGGGCAGGATCAAGCCCACCGAGGCCCCGCCCGAGTTTGTCCCGATGCTGCCGGGCGCGCGATGA
- the der gene encoding ribosome biogenesis GTPase Der, with translation MSMTARSAPSTQHSALLPTVAIIGRPNVGKSTLFNRILGHRSAIVDDVPGVTRDRNYAEASFRGRPFRLVDTGGLDPSANEGMLALIRHQTQVAIAEADVLIFVMDGRDGVTPTDEAVVSLLRGIKKPVYYAVNKIDTAKAEPLVADFYRLGLDHLYPVSAEHGIGVDDVLEAVYPHLPQEPPEGSLADVPRVAIVGRPNVGKSTLVNAVLGQDRCVVSDIPGTTRDPIDSLATLDGRQYIFTDTAGIRRRGRIERGVEGYSVARSLRALGRSDVAVLLLDAEEGLTEQDTKIAGLVLRQGRACILLVNKWDLRAHEAGAKQAYEADLHRRFSFLTWAPVLYASALKPDSLRPLFPLIEQVVASFTNRIPTGPLNQFFQSVLESHPLPMRKGRITKTARSAFITQVATKPPVFALFVGHPEGITAAYLRFLENRLREQFPLIGTPVRILVRKK, from the coding sequence ATGTCCATGACTGCCCGCTCAGCACCCAGTACCCAGCACTCAGCACTTCTTCCGACCGTCGCCATTATCGGCCGGCCGAACGTGGGGAAGTCCACGCTGTTCAACCGGATTCTCGGCCATCGCTCCGCCATCGTGGACGACGTGCCCGGGGTCACGCGCGATCGCAACTACGCCGAGGCCTCCTTTCGGGGACGTCCGTTCAGATTGGTGGATACGGGCGGGCTCGACCCGAGCGCCAACGAAGGGATGTTGGCCCTGATCCGGCACCAGACGCAAGTGGCGATCGCGGAGGCCGACGTGCTGATCTTCGTGATGGACGGGCGGGACGGGGTCACGCCGACCGACGAAGCGGTGGTCTCGTTGCTGCGCGGGATCAAGAAACCCGTCTACTACGCGGTCAATAAGATCGACACGGCCAAGGCCGAGCCGCTGGTCGCCGATTTCTACCGCTTGGGACTGGACCACCTCTATCCGGTCTCCGCCGAGCACGGGATCGGGGTGGATGATGTGCTGGAGGCAGTCTACCCCCACCTCCCCCAAGAACCTCCCGAAGGATCGTTGGCCGATGTGCCGCGCGTCGCGATCGTCGGGCGACCCAACGTCGGAAAATCGACGTTGGTCAACGCCGTCCTCGGACAAGACCGTTGCGTGGTCAGCGACATTCCCGGCACGACGCGCGATCCCATCGACAGCCTCGCGACCTTGGACGGCCGGCAGTACATCTTCACGGACACGGCCGGCATCAGACGGCGCGGCCGCATCGAACGGGGAGTCGAAGGGTACAGCGTAGCCCGGTCCTTGCGCGCGCTGGGGCGTTCGGATGTCGCCGTGCTGCTGCTGGATGCGGAGGAAGGGCTGACGGAACAGGACACGAAAATTGCCGGATTGGTCCTCCGGCAGGGCCGCGCCTGCATTCTGCTGGTCAACAAATGGGATCTGCGGGCGCACGAGGCCGGGGCCAAGCAAGCCTACGAGGCCGACCTGCACCGCCGGTTTTCCTTCCTGACCTGGGCGCCTGTGCTCTATGCCTCCGCCCTGAAGCCGGATTCGTTGCGTCCGCTGTTTCCGTTGATCGAGCAGGTCGTGGCCTCGTTCACCAACCGGATTCCGACCGGCCCGCTGAATCAGTTTTTCCAATCGGTGCTGGAAAGCCATCCACTGCCGATGCGCAAGGGCCGCATCACGAAGACGGCCCGCTCGGCCTTTATCACCCAGGTCGCCACCAAGCCGCCCGTGTTTGCCCTATTCGTCGGCCATCCGGAAGGGATCACCGCCGCTTATCTCCGTTTTCTGGAGAACCGGCTGCGCGAGCAATTCCCGTTGATCGGCACTCCCGTTCGCATCTTGGTCAGAAAGAAGTGA
- the pyrF gene encoding orotidine-5'-phosphate decarboxylase: MTAQFQVRDRLILALDVPSAEAGIRLVEKIGESVSFVKVGLELFTAAGPEFVHRLRQQGKRVFLDLKFLDIEETVRRATAQVAMMGVDFLTVHANRKALTAAVRGRSQVPNSALKILAVTVLTNYDSQDLREMGIQHSVAELVTARAALAAEVGCEGVVASGEEPQAIRQRVGDKLVIVTPGIRPAGVETGDHARATTPAQAIAAGSDYLVVGRPIRDASDPRAAAEAILAEMQRAFDARSARKGAEC, from the coding sequence ATGACTGCTCAATTCCAGGTTCGCGATCGGCTCATTCTGGCGCTCGACGTGCCGTCCGCCGAGGCGGGGATCCGCCTGGTGGAGAAAATCGGCGAATCGGTCTCGTTCGTCAAGGTCGGCCTTGAGCTGTTCACGGCCGCTGGACCCGAGTTCGTCCACCGGCTTCGCCAACAGGGCAAGCGGGTGTTCCTCGACTTGAAGTTCCTGGACATCGAAGAAACCGTCCGGCGGGCCACCGCGCAAGTCGCCATGATGGGGGTGGATTTTCTGACGGTCCACGCCAATCGCAAGGCCCTGACCGCCGCCGTGCGGGGGCGCAGCCAGGTGCCGAACTCCGCGCTGAAGATCCTGGCCGTCACCGTGCTGACCAACTATGACTCGCAGGACCTGCGTGAGATGGGCATCCAGCACAGCGTGGCGGAACTCGTCACGGCCCGGGCGGCCTTGGCGGCCGAGGTCGGCTGCGAAGGGGTGGTGGCGTCGGGCGAGGAGCCGCAGGCGATCCGCCAGCGGGTGGGAGACAAGTTAGTGATCGTCACGCCCGGCATCCGTCCGGCGGGAGTCGAGACCGGCGACCATGCCAGGGCCACGACGCCGGCCCAGGCGATCGCGGCCGGGTCGGATTATCTCGTGGTCGGCCGTCCGATCAGGGATGCGTCCGATCCGCGGGCCGCCGCCGAAGCCATCCTCGCCGAAATGCAGCGGGCCTTCGACGCGCGTAGTGCGCGGAAAGGTGCTGAGTGCTGA
- the leuS gene encoding leucine--tRNA ligase, whose amino-acid sequence MSRPYNFHSIEAKWQAYWEEHRSFRASEDRGKPKFYCLDMFPYPSGSGLHVGHLEGYTATDIVSRYKRMRGFNVLHPMGWDAFGLPAEQYAVKTGIHPAITTAQNIATFKRQMKRVGLSYDWERELSTTDPDYYRWTQWIFLQLYKRGLAYVAEVPVNWCPGLGTVLANEEVIDGKSEVGGFEVVRKPMRQWILKITAYADRLLDDLKLVEWPTSTLEMQKNWIGRSIGAEVEFALAQVHGNLRIFTTRPDTLFGATYMVLAPEHPLVEAVTTPDRRAEVRSYQEAAARKSDLQRQELEKEKSGVFTGGYAINPVNGERLPIWIADYVMMGYGTGAIMAVPAHDERDWAFARKYALPIREVVSGGDIEKGAFVEIDQGTVVNSTTPDGSFSIDGFKPADAIPNITAWLEAQGKGRKTINYKLRDWLFARQRYWGEPFPIIWVEGEHQALPEEQLPLTLPETTNFTPSGTGESPLANLEDWLVTVDPATGRPARRETNTMPQWAGSCWYFLRFIDPRNERHLVDPDKERYWMPVDLYIGGSEHAVLHLLYARFWHKVLYDIGVVHTPEPFMKLVHQGIVLGEDNQKMSKSRGNVVNPDDMIERFGADAVRLYEMFMGPLEAMKPWSTRGVEGVTRFLDRVWRLMVEEDGRLSQSVVEAEPSLETARLLHQTIKKVTEDLESLRFNTAISQMMVLTNELTKLDRRPRSVVESLVLLLSPFAPHLSEELWERLGHKASVGQQPWPTYDPALTVSDRMELPIQVNGKLRGRISVAAEAGREEVLRLAQQEPKIQEALQGKNPKKIVYVEKKLINFVI is encoded by the coding sequence ATGAGCCGTCCGTACAATTTTCACTCCATCGAAGCCAAGTGGCAGGCCTATTGGGAAGAGCACCGCTCGTTCCGGGCGAGCGAGGATCGCGGGAAGCCCAAGTTCTACTGCCTGGACATGTTTCCCTATCCTTCCGGATCAGGGCTCCACGTCGGCCATCTGGAAGGCTATACCGCGACCGACATCGTCTCGCGCTACAAGCGCATGCGTGGGTTCAACGTCCTGCACCCGATGGGGTGGGACGCCTTCGGCCTTCCGGCCGAGCAATATGCGGTGAAGACCGGCATCCATCCCGCCATCACCACGGCGCAAAACATCGCCACGTTCAAGCGCCAGATGAAGCGGGTCGGACTCTCGTACGACTGGGAGCGCGAGCTGAGCACGACCGATCCGGATTACTATCGCTGGACGCAGTGGATCTTTCTCCAGCTCTACAAGCGCGGGTTGGCCTATGTGGCCGAAGTGCCGGTCAACTGGTGCCCGGGGCTGGGCACGGTGCTCGCGAACGAGGAAGTGATCGACGGGAAGAGCGAGGTCGGCGGGTTCGAGGTGGTCCGCAAACCCATGCGGCAGTGGATCTTGAAGATCACCGCTTACGCGGACCGGCTGTTGGACGATCTGAAGCTGGTCGAATGGCCGACCTCCACGTTGGAGATGCAAAAGAATTGGATCGGGCGGTCCATCGGGGCGGAGGTCGAATTCGCGCTGGCACAGGTTCACGGCAATCTGAGGATCTTCACGACCAGGCCCGATACCCTGTTCGGCGCTACCTATATGGTGCTGGCCCCGGAACATCCGCTCGTGGAGGCGGTGACGACGCCGGACCGACGGGCCGAGGTGCGTTCCTACCAAGAGGCGGCGGCGCGCAAGAGCGATCTCCAGCGCCAGGAGCTGGAGAAAGAAAAAAGCGGGGTCTTCACCGGCGGCTATGCGATCAACCCGGTGAACGGCGAGCGGTTGCCGATCTGGATCGCCGATTATGTGATGATGGGCTACGGCACCGGGGCCATCATGGCGGTGCCGGCGCACGATGAGCGGGACTGGGCCTTCGCGCGCAAGTATGCCCTTCCGATCCGCGAGGTCGTGTCCGGCGGCGACATCGAAAAGGGCGCGTTCGTCGAGATCGACCAGGGCACCGTCGTCAACTCGACCACGCCCGACGGCTCCTTCTCAATCGACGGCTTCAAGCCGGCTGACGCGATCCCGAACATCACCGCCTGGCTGGAGGCTCAGGGCAAGGGCCGGAAGACGATCAACTACAAGCTTCGCGATTGGCTCTTCGCGCGGCAGCGCTATTGGGGAGAGCCCTTCCCCATCATTTGGGTGGAAGGCGAGCATCAGGCCTTGCCCGAAGAACAGTTGCCGCTGACGCTGCCCGAAACGACCAACTTCACGCCTTCGGGAACCGGCGAGAGCCCGCTCGCCAATCTGGAAGACTGGCTTGTGACCGTCGATCCGGCAACCGGCCGGCCCGCGCGCCGCGAAACGAACACCATGCCGCAGTGGGCCGGGTCCTGTTGGTATTTTCTTCGGTTCATCGACCCGCGCAACGAGCGGCACCTCGTCGATCCGGACAAGGAACGGTACTGGATGCCGGTGGACCTCTACATCGGCGGCTCCGAGCATGCCGTGTTGCATCTCCTCTACGCCCGCTTTTGGCACAAGGTGCTCTACGACATCGGCGTCGTGCACACGCCCGAGCCGTTCATGAAACTCGTGCACCAGGGCATCGTGCTCGGCGAGGACAATCAGAAGATGTCCAAATCGCGCGGCAACGTCGTGAATCCCGACGACATGATCGAGCGGTTCGGCGCCGACGCCGTGCGGCTTTACGAGATGTTCATGGGGCCGCTCGAAGCGATGAAGCCCTGGAGCACCCGCGGGGTCGAGGGCGTCACCCGGTTTCTCGATCGGGTGTGGCGGCTGATGGTCGAGGAGGACGGCCGACTGAGCCAATCGGTCGTCGAGGCCGAGCCCTCCCTGGAAACCGCGCGCCTGCTCCATCAGACGATCAAGAAGGTTACGGAGGATCTCGAATCGCTCCGGTTCAACACGGCCATCTCGCAGATGATGGTCTTGACGAACGAGCTGACGAAGCTCGACCGGCGGCCGCGATCGGTTGTGGAATCGCTTGTGCTGCTCTTGTCGCCCTTTGCGCCCCATCTGTCCGAAGAACTCTGGGAGCGCCTCGGCCACAAAGCCAGCGTCGGGCAACAGCCTTGGCCGACTTACGATCCCGCCCTCACCGTCAGCGACCGGATGGAGCTGCCCATTCAAGTCAATGGGAAACTCCGCGGGAGGATCAGCGTGGCCGCCGAGGCCGGACGCGAGGAGGTCCTGCGTCTGGCACAGCAAGAGCCCAAGATCCAGGAGGCGCTCCAGGGAAAGAACCCGAAGAAAATCGTTTACGTCGAGAAGAAGCTCATCAATTTCGTCATCTAA
- the rpsT gene encoding 30S ribosomal protein S20, translated as MPQVHKSTIRRARQAETRRARNRTTLNTVKAFIKKTLAAVEEKKADEAATALREASSAIGRAAAKGVIKRNTASRRISRLTLRVNGLTAAK; from the coding sequence ATGCCACAGGTTCACAAATCGACGATCAGGCGCGCCCGTCAAGCGGAAACCCGCCGCGCTCGAAACCGCACCACCCTCAACACGGTCAAGGCCTTCATCAAGAAGACCCTCGCCGCGGTGGAGGAAAAAAAGGCGGATGAAGCGGCGACCGCGCTTCGCGAGGCCAGCTCGGCCATCGGCCGAGCCGCGGCCAAGGGAGTGATCAAGCGGAACACGGCGTCCCGCCGGATTTCGCGACTCACGCTTCGCGTCAACGGCCTGACCGCCGCCAAATAA
- a CDS encoding class I SAM-dependent methyltransferase, producing the protein MRRGLFQQEREAALAPAHGDVLEIGFGTGLNLPHYPPSIARLTGVDPMQALPARVTERCRAVSFPVQVVPMTAETLPFDHARFDCAVSTWTLCTIPDPVAALREVKRVLKPGGLFLFAEHGRSDHPRVAAWQDRLNPIQNVVGCGCNLNRRIDRLILDAGLTLDRLDRFELPGVPRIAGTMYRGQARA; encoded by the coding sequence ATGAGGCGCGGGCTCTTTCAACAGGAACGGGAAGCGGCGCTTGCGCCTGCTCATGGAGACGTGCTGGAAATCGGCTTCGGCACGGGCCTGAACCTGCCACATTATCCGCCGTCGATCGCGCGCCTCACGGGGGTCGATCCGATGCAGGCCCTCCCGGCCCGCGTGACCGAACGGTGCCGCGCCGTCTCCTTTCCCGTGCAGGTTGTGCCGATGACGGCGGAGACCCTGCCCTTCGACCACGCGCGGTTCGATTGCGCCGTGAGCACCTGGACCCTCTGTACGATCCCCGATCCTGTCGCCGCGTTGCGCGAGGTGAAGCGCGTCCTGAAACCGGGCGGGCTGTTTCTCTTTGCGGAACATGGCCGCAGCGACCATCCGCGGGTGGCGGCCTGGCAGGATCGGCTCAACCCGATCCAGAATGTCGTCGGCTGCGGCTGCAATCTGAACCGGCGCATCGACCGCCTGATCCTCGACGCAGGCTTGACCCTCGACCGGCTCGATCGGTTCGAGCTGCCGGGCGTGCCACGGATCGCCGGCACGATGTATCGGGGGCAGGCGCGCGCGTGA
- the holA gene encoding DNA polymerase III subunit delta, which yields MIVKALTLAHYLQREAIPPLCLVEGEEEELRRTAVVTLKDQLLGAGTDDVFNCAQLYADEDGASSILTAAREIPVFAPRRLVIVKQADKITARDNEAWLAYLADPCETTALILVAEKLDKRLKWTQALVKRALVVDCGPLNGAALTEWIRSEAARLNLKITDEGIAVLRESAGHSLALIKRDLEKLALTTSAGAAAGAAEVEAARGIEPGASVFDLTKAIEARDCRRALEILARNLEAGEAPLRILGALVWQYRRLWKTKDLFAQGKSAGEVSRPLGIEPYRVKSFFGRFSDPHLRRAFELFVDTDSKLKGGSAGSGRRVMETLLLSLCRG from the coding sequence ATGATCGTGAAGGCCCTGACCCTCGCTCACTATCTCCAACGCGAAGCCATCCCCCCGCTCTGTCTGGTCGAAGGCGAAGAAGAGGAGCTCAGGCGAACAGCGGTCGTGACGCTCAAGGACCAGCTCTTGGGCGCCGGCACGGACGACGTGTTCAATTGTGCGCAGCTCTATGCCGACGAAGACGGCGCCTCCTCAATCTTGACCGCCGCGCGGGAAATCCCGGTGTTCGCCCCCCGCCGCCTGGTCATCGTCAAACAGGCGGACAAGATCACGGCACGGGACAATGAAGCCTGGCTTGCCTACCTGGCCGACCCCTGCGAGACCACCGCGCTGATCCTGGTGGCGGAGAAGCTCGACAAGCGATTGAAGTGGACGCAGGCATTGGTGAAGCGCGCCTTGGTCGTGGACTGTGGTCCGTTGAACGGCGCGGCGCTCACGGAATGGATTCGAAGTGAAGCCGCGCGGTTGAACTTGAAGATCACCGATGAGGGGATCGCGGTGCTCCGCGAATCAGCCGGTCACTCGCTGGCATTGATCAAACGGGACTTGGAAAAGCTGGCCTTGACCACGTCGGCTGGAGCGGCGGCGGGGGCGGCGGAGGTGGAGGCGGCGCGCGGGATCGAGCCGGGCGCCTCGGTGTTCGACCTCACCAAAGCCATCGAAGCACGGGATTGCCGCCGGGCGTTGGAGATTTTGGCGCGGAACCTGGAGGCGGGGGAAGCCCCGTTGCGGATTCTCGGCGCGTTGGTCTGGCAATACCGGCGTCTCTGGAAGACGAAGGATCTGTTCGCCCAGGGCAAAAGCGCGGGCGAAGTCTCCAGACCGCTCGGGATCGAGCCCTACCGGGTGAAGAGCTTTTTCGGCCGCTTTTCCGACCCGCACCTGCGCCGGGCGTTCGAGCTGTTTGTGGATACGGATTCGAAACTGAAGGGCGGAAGCGCCGGGTCGGGCAGGCGCGTCATGGAAACGCTGCTGCTCTCCCTCTGCCGCGGATGA